A genomic region of Noviherbaspirillum sp. L7-7A contains the following coding sequences:
- a CDS encoding class I adenylate-forming enzyme family protein encodes MSGPEHWAGFSVPAIRHEAHFGDRIVRCFADRPSSFHAMFDEALASHADRRAVLFNGASLSYRQLDGEVGRIAAGLASHGVERGDRVVMFIGNRPEFVSVLLAIQRLGAIAVPVGIREQRPGLAYMLRQSNAKAIVFDAALAAVLPDAAEAPGLRLRIRVDDVSDASVLSLSALGRGFMPASEAAPVREEDTAVLLYTSGTTGNPKGAMLSHLNIVHSAMHYQACFGLDQHDCAGLAVPASHVTGLIAVIAAMLRVGGAMLIFSAFQAEEFVAVAAKERMTYTLMVPAMYNLCLLRGRMEAHDLSAWRIGGFGGAPMPPSTVDAMARQLPGLALVNAYGATETTSPTTAVPPGTSVAGNDSVGVALPCASVIVVDDDGKEVPAGASGELWIGGPMVVRGYWDNPEATAAGFTAGYWHSGDIGSIDGNGFVRIFDRKKDMLNRGGYKIYSAEVENVLMALPGVLEAAVVGKPCPVLGERVHAFVYAPGGVTDADAVRTHCAARLADYKVPEDVTLMETPLPRNANGKLLKRELRERAAKA; translated from the coding sequence ATGAGCGGGCCCGAACACTGGGCCGGGTTCAGCGTGCCGGCAATACGGCATGAGGCCCATTTCGGCGACCGCATCGTGCGCTGCTTCGCCGACCGGCCGTCTTCCTTTCATGCGATGTTCGATGAGGCGCTGGCCAGCCATGCCGACCGGCGGGCCGTGCTGTTCAACGGCGCCAGCCTGAGTTATAGGCAGCTGGATGGCGAAGTCGGTCGCATTGCCGCCGGCCTGGCCAGCCATGGCGTCGAACGTGGCGACCGGGTCGTGATGTTCATCGGCAACCGGCCCGAGTTCGTATCGGTGCTGCTGGCGATACAGCGCCTGGGCGCAATCGCGGTGCCGGTGGGCATACGCGAGCAGCGGCCTGGCCTGGCCTATATGCTGAGGCAAAGTAACGCGAAGGCCATCGTGTTCGACGCCGCGCTGGCGGCAGTGCTGCCTGACGCGGCCGAGGCGCCCGGCCTGCGTCTGCGCATCCGCGTCGATGATGTAAGCGACGCCAGTGTGCTGTCGCTGTCTGCGCTTGGTCGCGGCTTCATGCCGGCGAGCGAGGCCGCGCCAGTGCGGGAGGAAGACACCGCGGTCCTGCTCTACACCTCGGGCACCACCGGCAATCCCAAGGGCGCAATGCTGAGCCACCTGAACATCGTGCATTCGGCCATGCACTACCAGGCCTGCTTCGGGCTGGACCAGCATGATTGCGCCGGGCTGGCGGTACCGGCCAGCCATGTCACCGGCCTGATCGCCGTGATCGCCGCCATGCTGCGGGTGGGCGGCGCCATGCTGATCTTTTCCGCCTTCCAGGCCGAGGAGTTCGTCGCCGTCGCGGCGAAGGAGCGCATGACCTATACCCTGATGGTGCCGGCAATGTACAACCTGTGCCTGCTGCGCGGCCGCATGGAAGCGCACGACCTGTCGGCCTGGCGCATCGGCGGCTTCGGCGGCGCGCCGATGCCGCCGTCCACGGTGGACGCCATGGCGCGGCAGTTGCCGGGACTGGCCCTGGTGAATGCCTACGGCGCGACCGAAACCACATCGCCTACCACGGCCGTGCCGCCCGGCACCAGCGTTGCCGGCAATGACTCGGTTGGCGTGGCACTGCCCTGCGCCTCGGTGATCGTGGTCGACGACGACGGCAAAGAGGTGCCGGCGGGCGCGAGCGGCGAGTTGTGGATAGGCGGCCCGATGGTGGTGCGCGGCTACTGGGACAATCCGGAAGCGACCGCCGCCGGCTTTACCGCCGGCTACTGGCATTCCGGCGACATCGGCTCGATCGACGGGAACGGCTTCGTGCGCATCTTCGACCGCAAGAAGGACATGTTGAACCGTGGCGGCTACAAGATCTATTCGGCCGAGGTGGAGAATGTGCTGATGGCGCTGCCCGGCGTGCTGGAGGCGGCAGTGGTGGGCAAGCCCTGCCCGGTGCTGGGCGAGCGGGTGCATGCCTTCGTGTATGCGCCCGGCGGCGTGACCGATGCCGACGCGGTGCGAACGCACTGCGCGGCCCGCCTGGCCGACTACAAGGTGCCGGAGGATGTCACGCTGATGGAGACGCCCCTGCCGCGCAATGCCAATGGCAAGCTGCTCAAGCGGGAACTGCGGGAGAGGGCGGCAAAG
- a CDS encoding ATP-binding cassette domain-containing protein, which yields MLQVKGINVAIEAVEILRGFSIDVPAGQMVGLIGRNGAGKTSLMRSIMGHLSLRSGGITLDGRDLGGMPRHLRAGLGIGYMPEDRGLVPELTVEENILVPVWASKALKEAERLEFVYSVLPEMKDMRERRALLLSGGQQKLVALGRALAVGTRLLLLDEPFEGVAPALSQRLSEVIGSLRGSQLSVLISQSDLNHSSSLLDAEVVIERGANVAREAA from the coding sequence ATGCTGCAGGTAAAGGGAATCAATGTCGCCATCGAAGCCGTGGAAATCCTGCGCGGCTTTTCCATCGACGTGCCGGCCGGCCAGATGGTGGGCCTGATCGGCCGCAACGGCGCCGGCAAGACCTCGCTCATGCGCTCCATCATGGGCCATCTGTCGCTGCGCAGCGGCGGCATCACCCTCGATGGCCGCGACTTGGGCGGCATGCCGCGCCATTTGCGCGCCGGCCTGGGCATAGGCTACATGCCAGAGGACCGCGGCCTGGTGCCGGAGCTGACGGTGGAGGAAAACATCCTGGTGCCGGTGTGGGCCTCGAAAGCCCTGAAGGAAGCGGAGCGCCTGGAGTTCGTCTACAGCGTGCTGCCCGAGATGAAGGACATGCGCGAGCGGCGCGCGCTGCTGCTTTCCGGCGGCCAGCAGAAGCTGGTGGCGCTGGGCCGGGCGCTGGCCGTCGGCACCCGCCTGTTGCTGCTGGACGAGCCCTTCGAAGGCGTGGCGCCGGCCCTGTCGCAGCGGCTTTCCGAAGTCATCGGCAGCCTGCGCGGCAGCCAGTTGTCGGTGCTGATCTCGCAGTCGGACCTGAACCATTCGAGCTCGCTGCTGGACGCGGAAGTCGTGATCGAGCGCGGCGCCAACGTGGCGAGGGAGGCGGCATGA